The proteins below are encoded in one region of Apium graveolens cultivar Ventura chromosome 4, ASM990537v1, whole genome shotgun sequence:
- the LOC141720212 gene encoding putative F-box protein At3g47150 — protein MALPADLINEVLCRLPVKPLLRFRCVSKGWCSLIDNNAFAKKQLKTAITCNAGSCLLIVTFGDDRKFSFAGFDSLDDEAAALVEIDDPLKIFLRGAQIMGCCNGLMYM, from the exons ATGGCTCTTCCTGCTGATTTGATTAATGAGGTCCTTTGTCGATTACCTGTAAAGCCTCTTCTTCGATTTCGATGTGTGTCGAAAGGATGGTGCTCTCTTATTGATAATAATGCTTTTGCCAAGAAACAGCTTAAGACTGCCATTACTTGTAATGCTGGTTCCTGTCTTCTGATAGTGACTTTTGGTGATGATAGAAAGTTCTCTTTTGCGGGTTTCGATTCTCTAGATGATGAGGCTGCTGCTCTTGTGGAAATAGATGATCCACTCAAGATTTTTCTTCGTGGTGCTCAGATTATGGGTTGTTGTAATGGTTTAAT GTACATGTAA